From the genome of Deinococcus sp. JMULE3, one region includes:
- the lon gene encoding endopeptidase La produces MPTNTLPSNVPVCPVRGSVIYPTMVQHIDASRALSIGAIEAAMQSDKVILIVSQRDKDIDDPKGSDLYDVGTACNVLRVRKNPDGTVQMLVSAVARVRATNYVRGDHLSADITPLAAEDDNPVELQALGRELRERFDALASGGKLNAETVQTIHSKEDLGEMADHIAFNLDFKLDDKQALLELPSLTARIRKLLTLLDTEQEVQAVQAKIRAQVKEEIDKNQREYYLREQMKVIQKELQGGEDGEDGDEAEAFRAKLDTLDLRPEVRKDIDREVNRLARMHPDAAEASVIRTYLTWITELPWNTRSDDQLDVMQASQILDDDHYGLEKVKDRVLEFLAVRRLRKERAERGELSAEDVNKGPILVFTGPPGVGKTSIAQSIAKALGRKYVRIALGGARDESDIRGHRRTYIGAMPGRLIQGIRTAGTKNPVILLDEVDKLGSSYQGDPSAALLEVLDPSQNQHFTDHYLGVPFDLSEVMFIATANYPEQIPPALMDRMEVIDFNSYIEQEKLEIAKRYLLPRQLMANGLKANQIAFTDSALEKLISHYTREAGVRNLEREIGTVARKVARRIATGEVKRVKVTDKELDRYLGQARHIPETEGKEDMVGVSTGMFYTPVGGDILFVETSTSPGKGLVLTGQLGDVMKESARAALTYIKANAERFHIDKARIDDSEIHVHVPAGAIPKEGPSAGGAMVTSLISALTGIPARHDVAMTGEMTLTGRYLPIGGLKEKVLGARRAGIKHIILPKANEGDLRDIPLHLRTTMRFHPCETVDQVLDVALVGGLKALETPRDGSPAPTLPAPKRKSARRSDARA; encoded by the coding sequence ATGCCCACCAACACCCTCCCCAGCAACGTCCCCGTCTGCCCGGTCCGCGGCAGCGTGATCTACCCCACGATGGTCCAGCACATCGACGCCAGCCGCGCCCTGTCCATCGGCGCGATCGAGGCGGCCATGCAGAGCGACAAGGTCATCCTGATCGTCTCGCAGCGCGACAAGGACATCGACGACCCCAAGGGCAGCGACCTGTACGACGTCGGCACCGCCTGCAACGTCCTGCGCGTCCGCAAGAACCCCGACGGCACCGTGCAGATGCTCGTGTCCGCCGTCGCGCGCGTCCGCGCCACCAACTACGTGCGCGGTGACCACCTCAGCGCCGACATCACCCCCCTGGCCGCCGAGGACGACAACCCCGTCGAACTCCAGGCGCTGGGCCGCGAACTGCGCGAACGCTTCGACGCGCTGGCCAGCGGCGGCAAGCTGAACGCCGAGACCGTCCAGACCATCCACAGCAAGGAAGACCTGGGCGAGATGGCCGACCACATCGCCTTCAACCTCGACTTCAAACTCGACGACAAGCAGGCGCTGCTGGAACTGCCCAGCCTGACCGCCCGCATCCGCAAACTGCTCACCCTGCTCGACACCGAACAGGAAGTGCAGGCCGTGCAGGCCAAGATCCGCGCGCAGGTCAAGGAAGAGATCGACAAGAACCAGCGCGAGTACTACCTGCGCGAACAGATGAAGGTCATCCAGAAGGAACTCCAGGGCGGCGAGGACGGCGAGGACGGCGACGAGGCCGAAGCCTTCCGCGCCAAGCTGGACACCCTGGACCTGCGCCCCGAGGTCCGCAAGGACATCGACCGTGAAGTGAACCGCCTGGCGCGCATGCATCCCGACGCCGCCGAGGCCAGCGTCATCCGCACGTACCTCACCTGGATCACCGAACTGCCCTGGAACACCCGCAGCGACGACCAGCTGGACGTCATGCAGGCCTCCCAGATCCTCGACGACGACCACTACGGCCTGGAAAAGGTCAAGGACCGCGTCCTGGAATTCCTGGCCGTGCGCCGCTTGCGTAAAGAACGCGCCGAACGTGGCGAACTGAGCGCCGAGGACGTCAACAAGGGCCCCATCCTGGTGTTCACCGGCCCTCCCGGCGTCGGCAAGACCAGCATCGCGCAGAGCATCGCCAAGGCGCTGGGCCGCAAGTACGTCCGCATCGCCCTGGGCGGCGCCCGCGACGAATCGGACATCCGTGGTCACCGCCGCACGTACATCGGCGCGATGCCCGGCCGCCTCATCCAGGGCATCCGCACCGCGGGCACCAAGAATCCCGTCATCCTCCTCGACGAGGTCGACAAGCTCGGCAGTTCCTACCAGGGCGACCCCAGCGCCGCGCTGCTGGAAGTGCTCGACCCCTCGCAGAACCAGCACTTCACCGACCACTACCTCGGCGTGCCGTTCGACCTGAGCGAGGTCATGTTCATCGCCACCGCCAACTACCCCGAGCAGATCCCCCCGGCGCTGATGGACCGCATGGAAGTCATCGACTTCAACAGCTACATCGAGCAGGAAAAACTGGAGATCGCCAAACGCTACCTGCTGCCCCGCCAGCTCATGGCGAACGGCCTGAAAGCCAACCAGATCGCGTTCACCGATTCCGCGCTGGAAAAACTGATCAGCCACTACACCCGCGAGGCTGGCGTGCGCAACCTGGAACGCGAGATCGGCACGGTTGCCCGCAAGGTCGCCCGCCGCATCGCCACCGGCGAGGTCAAGCGCGTCAAGGTCACCGACAAGGAACTCGACCGTTACCTCGGGCAGGCCCGCCACATCCCCGAAACCGAAGGCAAGGAAGACATGGTCGGCGTCTCGACCGGCATGTTCTACACCCCGGTCGGCGGTGACATCCTGTTCGTCGAGACCAGCACCAGCCCCGGCAAGGGCCTCGTCCTGACCGGCCAGCTCGGCGACGTCATGAAAGAAAGCGCCCGCGCCGCCCTGACCTACATCAAGGCGAACGCCGAACGCTTCCACATCGACAAGGCCCGCATCGACGACAGCGAAATCCACGTGCACGTCCCCGCCGGAGCGATCCCCAAGGAAGGCCCCAGCGCCGGCGGCGCCATGGTCACCAGCCTCATCAGCGCCCTGACCGGCATCCCCGCCCGCCACGACGTCGCCATGACCGGCGAGATGACCCTCACCGGCCGCTACCTGCCCATCGGCGGCCTGAAAGAGAAAGTGCTGGGCGCCCGCCGCGCCGGAATCAAGCACATCATCCTGCCCAAGGCGAACGAAGGCGACCTGCGCGACATCCCCCTGCACCTGCGCACCACCATGCGCTTCCACCCCTGCGAGACCGTGGATCAGGTGCTGGACGTGGCCCTCGTCGGCGGCCTGAAGGCCCTGGAAACGCCCCGCGACGGCAGCCCCGCCCCCACCCTCCCCGCACCCAAACGCAAGAGCGCCCGCCGCAGCGACGCCCGCGCGTAA
- a CDS encoding YqgE/AlgH family protein: protein MSAPVTFLVASPHLRGSLFEGTVILLLEHDTKGAMGLIVNAPMTQSVQELMPELTGHPEVAWLGGPVDPTLGWCLYAQPVDMEGELRLLPGLTVSSSLDVLRAVERSGQPFMLVLGYAGWGPGQLTDEAREGTWVWVEQSTPELLWDVPAEDRWQGALDRLGVDASRIVPGGAQA, encoded by the coding sequence ATGAGTGCGCCCGTGACGTTCCTGGTGGCCAGCCCGCACCTGCGTGGCAGCCTGTTCGAGGGAACCGTGATCCTGCTGCTGGAGCACGACACGAAGGGCGCGATGGGATTGATCGTGAACGCGCCCATGACCCAGAGCGTGCAGGAGCTGATGCCGGAACTGACGGGGCATCCGGAGGTCGCGTGGCTGGGCGGCCCGGTGGACCCGACGCTGGGGTGGTGCCTGTACGCGCAGCCGGTGGACATGGAGGGTGAACTGCGCCTGTTGCCGGGCCTGACGGTGTCCAGCAGCTTGGACGTGCTGCGGGCCGTGGAGCGCAGCGGGCAGCCGTTCATGCTGGTGCTGGGGTACGCCGGGTGGGGTCCGGGCCAGCTGACCGACGAGGCGCGTGAGGGGACGTGGGTGTGGGTGGAGCAGTCCACGCCGGAACTGCTGTGGGACGTGCCCGCAGAGGACCGCTGGCAGGGGGCGCTGGACCGGCTGGGTGTGGACGCGTCGCGGATCGTGCCGGGCGGCGCTCAGGCATAG